The following are encoded in a window of Paenibacillaceae bacterium GAS479 genomic DNA:
- a CDS encoding simple sugar transport system permease protein, translating into MNSRLTDFIFKYGSLLVIGLVIIFFSFWDEHFFTYDNLASILRSISITAFVAIGVTFSLSVDGFDLSVGSTVSMVIAFSTALMVWYEMPLAVVIIGSLLVGAAVGLINSLLIVRVRIPDLLATLAMMYVVSGLQQIFTKGNSVYSNMVMPDGSSAPGSISPAFLWLGQGELLGMPVPVVMMVLAFILVFIFFKYTRTGRQMEMTGGNEEAARLSGVRVKRIRTAAYVLSGLFAAVGGLLFAARTGSGQSGAGAPILMEAVAAVFVGYSVLGAGRPNIVGTFFGAVLIGVLLNGLTMMNVPYYSNDFIKGGVLVLALAITFIHLNRRKA; encoded by the coding sequence TTGAATTCCAGGTTAACTGATTTTATTTTCAAATACGGCTCGTTGCTCGTTATTGGACTAGTCATTATTTTCTTCTCGTTTTGGGACGAGCATTTTTTCACCTATGACAACTTGGCTTCCATTCTAAGATCGATCTCGATCACAGCCTTCGTCGCCATCGGGGTGACCTTCTCGTTGTCGGTTGACGGTTTCGATCTGTCCGTGGGCTCTACGGTGTCGATGGTCATCGCCTTCTCCACCGCACTGATGGTATGGTACGAGATGCCGCTTGCCGTTGTGATCATCGGTTCGCTGCTCGTCGGCGCGGCAGTTGGTCTGATCAATTCACTGTTGATCGTCCGTGTACGCATCCCGGACCTGCTGGCTACACTCGCGATGATGTACGTCGTCTCCGGTTTGCAGCAGATTTTCACAAAAGGAAATTCGGTCTACAGCAATATGGTGATGCCGGATGGTTCTTCCGCGCCAGGCTCAATTTCCCCAGCGTTCCTCTGGCTCGGTCAGGGAGAGCTGCTAGGTATGCCTGTGCCCGTCGTGATGATGGTGCTGGCGTTCATTCTCGTATTTATCTTTTTCAAATATACCCGAACCGGTCGCCAGATGGAGATGACCGGAGGCAATGAAGAGGCTGCTCGCCTTTCCGGCGTAAGGGTTAAACGAATTCGTACTGCCGCATATGTGTTGTCAGGTTTGTTTGCCGCTGTGGGCGGTCTGCTGTTCGCAGCACGCACTGGCAGCGGTCAATCCGGAGCTGGTGCGCCGATCCTGATGGAGGCGGTCGCCGCCGTGTTTGTCGGTTACTCGGTGCTCGGGGCTGGACGTCCTAATATTGTCGGTACCTTTTTCGGTGCGGTGCTGATCGGAGTGCTGCTGAACGGTCTCACTATGATGAATGTTCCCTATTATTCCAATGACTTCATCAAGGGTGGAGTACTAGTGCTGGCACTGGCTATTACGTTCATCCATCTCAATCGCAGAAAGGCCTGA
- a CDS encoding bacterial nucleoid protein Hbs gives MNKTDLINKVTEVTELSKKDATKAVDAVFEAISDALQSGDKVQLVGFGNFEVRERQARKGRNPQTGVEIDIPASKTPAFKPGKSLKDLVSN, from the coding sequence TTGAACAAGACCGATCTGATTAACAAAGTAACTGAAGTGACCGAGCTGTCCAAGAAGGACGCAACGAAGGCGGTAGACGCCGTGTTCGAAGCCATCTCCGACGCTCTTCAATCGGGCGATAAGGTACAACTCGTAGGCTTTGGCAACTTCGAAGTTCGCGAGCGCCAAGCTCGTAAAGGCCGCAATCCCCAAACTGGTGTGGAGATCGATATTCCTGCCAGCAAAACGCCTGCTTTCAAACCAGGCAAGTCCCTCAAGGACCTGGTATCCAACTAG
- a CDS encoding S-layer homology domain-containing protein has protein sequence MSFLSLTNAKRKLSMASLVMVLMAGSVSSIYSPVSLAAPVSAVTITNLKVESTATPLGIDVDKPNFGWQMVVSSDARGYIQTAYRIIVKDPEDKVVWDSDKVASGASVGISYGGDALRAATKYSWTVTVWDQNGDSATGASWFETGLMNPELSAWNGATWIGGGQDDMVLFSHSLSVFKVKYSMKLDSGSNSTKAGFVLGANDSRLMDKNKNIYNIQSGKDQSYFKFELDISAVDGSTQGLAKFNIYRVGYAPGDKADTPLNTGTIPLTLINKDNKYNAHVFYLEENLEQCIIYVDGTGESNRIQSAKLNPLGASGDFISFPMLADIGFKMDAGQKASFSNLEVYNFRKPSSTLFKEKLSQMTPYNGIYSGFANDANSGFVVENGAYVLDGGSDGIFAVANPSRNSVPMLRTEFAADNKEIDKARLYVTARGVYEMYINGKRVGEDYFNPGHTQYNVTHMYQTYDVTDMIHSGGDNAIGAWLGEGWWSGNFSYIGNNWNYYGDRQSLLAKLVITYSDGSTKVVTTNPTEWKYYNDGPIQYGSFFQGENYDATKEAAINGWSTAGYDDSNWKSAFEVKLDSTNAFVEWPLLYNNMKMIGQVGDNASIVKTLTAKSVTDVRPGQKVYVYDMGQNMAGVPKITIKNGIAGQKITMRYAEVLYPNLPQYGVNVGMIMLENIRAAHAQDTYILKGGDEVIQPRFTFHGYRYIEITGVDEPLPIDAVQGLVISSMKNEASHYESSNSEVNKLWQNINWSTRGNFLSVPTDSPQRNERMAWSGDISVFSRTGTYITDADQFLTRQLQALRDSQDSSGRFKDATPGQNGFGGVLWGSAGMTISWEVYQQYGNVAVLRQHYDAMKKYMDYLSTNYAYDARLGDWLSPQYEQNEPIFLATAYYVYDLWIMAKTAEVLGQSGDAAKYWASYNERKNYFNDTFVKIVNVDNKPVKKTVKSDGTLMDTQTSYAVPLALGAFSDENIPVMNENLANSVTRQNIDDNKALLPDYSLMTGFIGTAWISKALSDGGHSDLAYRQLQQTSYPSWLYSVKQGATTIWERLDSYTKENGFGRYNNMNSFNHYSFGAIGQWMMAYSLGIQRDQNNPGFKHFILQPTPDPDKVMTSAQGYYDSVYGRIVSSWNISNDMFTYSATVPANTTATLYIPAASESAVLEGGKRASESAGVTFVKYENGNAVYELQSGSYQFTSPILNNSGLVDLVNKAKAITNANGKYTADSFEALQVAIGAAEAALDTSESAEELAAATAALQAVMDGLAESGNSIVVSANKQPWKPEYAWQNAADGDLNTFTWISSTQSIGDYIQLELRDPLQLHSISLTSVNTSDLLAKSDVEVSMDGTNWVKVGEMDKLNRQTITVSRVQVKFVRLTVKEEASRWTMINEIALNDTPAPTPTPTPTPTPTPTPTPTPTPTPTPTVTPTIVVSANKQPWKTEYAWQNAADGDLNTFTWISSAQNIGDYIQLELSHPLQLHSITLISENTTDLLAKSDIGVSMDGTNWVTVGEMDKLNRQTVEVSEVQVKYVRLTVKEEASRWTRINEIILNDATTPTPTPTATPTPTATPTPTATPTPTATPTPTATPTPTATPTPTATPTPTATPTPTATPTPTATPTPTATPTPTATPTPTATPTPIATPTPTATPTPTATPTPTATPTPTATPTPTATPTPTATPTPTATPTPTATPTPIATPTPTPTPTPTPTPTPTPTPTPTPSAEPGNEPGQHEENVEWPDLGAEHWAAQVIQKAVKLDIVKGFADGTFQPGRITTRGEFAALLGRALKLNDGESGEPEFADQASIPEWARPYVSQLVQRGIINGFEDDTFRSGESMTRLEMVVMIMRALDTKVELKASVTMFTDDKQIPEWARPYIAAAYKAGFVSGREDGKFEPGASATRAEAVAMVIRMLELKNN, from the coding sequence ATGAGTTTTTTATCCTTAACGAATGCCAAACGCAAGTTGAGTATGGCTTCTCTTGTTATGGTCCTCATGGCAGGCTCGGTGTCCAGCATCTATAGTCCAGTATCTTTGGCGGCACCCGTTTCAGCTGTTACGATTACCAATCTCAAGGTCGAATCAACCGCAACACCGCTCGGAATCGATGTGGACAAGCCAAACTTTGGCTGGCAAATGGTCGTTTCATCCGATGCACGAGGGTACATACAGACCGCTTACCGAATCATCGTCAAGGATCCCGAAGATAAAGTGGTTTGGGACTCAGACAAGGTCGCAAGTGGCGCCTCAGTAGGTATTTCTTACGGGGGTGATGCTTTAAGGGCAGCAACCAAGTACAGTTGGACGGTTACCGTTTGGGATCAAAACGGAGATTCCGCTACGGGAGCTTCATGGTTTGAGACAGGTCTGATGAATCCAGAACTTTCCGCATGGAATGGCGCAACCTGGATTGGCGGCGGTCAAGATGATATGGTGCTGTTTTCACACTCTCTGTCCGTATTTAAGGTGAAATACAGCATGAAGCTTGACAGCGGCTCGAACAGTACAAAAGCAGGCTTTGTACTTGGCGCAAATGATAGCCGTTTGATGGACAAAAATAAAAATATTTACAATATCCAGAGCGGAAAAGATCAAAGCTATTTTAAATTTGAACTTGATATTTCCGCGGTAGATGGCTCTACTCAAGGTTTAGCTAAGTTCAATATTTATCGAGTGGGCTATGCTCCTGGTGATAAGGCGGATACTCCGCTTAATACGGGCACGATTCCATTGACGTTAATCAACAAGGATAACAAATATAACGCGCACGTGTTTTATTTGGAGGAAAACCTTGAGCAATGCATTATATATGTAGATGGAACAGGTGAAAGCAACCGAATCCAGAGTGCAAAACTTAATCCTTTAGGTGCAAGCGGTGATTTTATCAGCTTCCCGATGTTGGCCGACATCGGTTTTAAGATGGACGCCGGGCAGAAGGCTTCCTTCTCTAACCTCGAAGTGTACAATTTTCGCAAGCCTTCTAGTACGCTGTTTAAAGAGAAGCTGAGCCAAATGACCCCATACAACGGCATTTACAGCGGATTTGCGAATGATGCGAATTCGGGATTTGTGGTAGAAAATGGTGCATATGTTCTGGACGGTGGATCCGACGGTATCTTTGCTGTGGCAAACCCAAGCCGAAATTCGGTTCCTATGCTGCGAACAGAGTTTGCTGCCGACAACAAGGAGATTGACAAAGCCCGCCTATATGTTACAGCCCGTGGGGTATATGAAATGTATATTAACGGCAAACGTGTAGGTGAAGACTATTTTAATCCGGGTCATACCCAGTACAATGTGACTCATATGTATCAAACCTATGACGTTACAGATATGATTCATTCCGGAGGAGACAATGCAATAGGAGCTTGGCTGGGTGAAGGCTGGTGGAGCGGCAATTTCTCCTATATCGGGAACAACTGGAACTATTACGGCGACCGTCAATCGCTTTTGGCTAAGCTGGTTATTACGTATAGCGACGGATCGACCAAAGTTGTCACAACGAATCCCACCGAATGGAAATATTATAATGACGGCCCCATCCAATACGGCAGCTTCTTCCAGGGTGAGAACTATGATGCGACTAAAGAAGCAGCAATCAATGGTTGGAGCACGGCGGGATATGACGACAGCAACTGGAAGAGCGCGTTTGAGGTAAAGCTGGACAGCACAAATGCCTTTGTGGAGTGGCCTTTGCTGTATAACAACATGAAGATGATCGGTCAAGTTGGCGATAACGCAAGTATTGTGAAAACGCTTACAGCTAAAAGCGTAACGGATGTCCGCCCGGGCCAAAAGGTCTATGTGTATGATATGGGACAGAATATGGCGGGTGTACCTAAAATCACGATTAAGAACGGTATTGCCGGTCAAAAAATCACGATGCGCTATGCTGAGGTGCTTTATCCGAATCTGCCCCAATACGGGGTCAACGTCGGTATGATCATGTTGGAAAATATTCGGGCTGCCCATGCCCAGGATACTTACATTCTCAAAGGTGGAGATGAAGTTATTCAGCCGCGATTCACTTTTCATGGCTATCGTTATATTGAGATAACGGGTGTTGATGAACCGTTGCCGATAGATGCCGTGCAGGGACTGGTTATCAGCTCAATGAAAAATGAAGCTTCTCATTATGAATCCTCAAACAGTGAAGTGAACAAGCTATGGCAAAATATTAACTGGTCCACTCGCGGAAACTTCCTTAGCGTTCCTACTGACTCCCCGCAGCGTAATGAGCGGATGGCTTGGTCCGGCGACATCTCGGTATTTTCGAGAACAGGTACCTATATCACGGATGCAGACCAATTCCTTACCCGTCAATTGCAGGCTTTGCGTGATTCCCAGGATTCGAGCGGCAGATTCAAAGACGCTACTCCGGGTCAAAATGGATTCGGTGGAGTTCTGTGGGGAAGCGCGGGCATGACTATATCTTGGGAAGTTTATCAGCAGTATGGCAATGTTGCTGTATTGAGACAGCATTACGATGCGATGAAAAAATACATGGATTACTTGAGCACTAATTATGCTTATGATGCGAGGCTAGGTGACTGGCTTAGTCCTCAGTACGAACAGAATGAACCGATCTTCCTGGCGACAGCCTATTACGTTTACGATCTGTGGATTATGGCCAAAACCGCTGAAGTTCTCGGTCAATCGGGGGATGCTGCAAAATATTGGGCCTCATACAACGAGCGCAAGAATTACTTTAATGACACATTCGTGAAAATCGTAAATGTCGATAACAAACCTGTCAAAAAAACGGTCAAATCCGACGGTACGCTTATGGATACACAAACTTCCTATGCTGTTCCATTAGCTCTTGGAGCTTTCAGTGATGAGAACATACCTGTCATGAATGAAAATCTCGCAAATTCGGTAACGCGTCAAAACATCGACGACAATAAGGCATTACTTCCTGACTATTCGTTGATGACCGGCTTTATCGGAACTGCGTGGATCAGCAAGGCGCTATCAGACGGAGGGCATAGTGATTTAGCCTATCGTCAACTGCAGCAGACCTCTTATCCGTCTTGGTTGTATTCCGTAAAACAAGGCGCAACCACGATCTGGGAGCGATTGGATTCATATACAAAAGAAAATGGTTTCGGCCGCTACAATAATATGAACTCATTCAACCATTATTCCTTCGGGGCTATCGGTCAATGGATGATGGCGTATTCGCTAGGTATACAGCGCGATCAGAATAATCCTGGTTTCAAACATTTCATTTTGCAGCCTACTCCCGATCCTGATAAAGTCATGACTTCGGCTCAAGGTTACTATGATTCTGTGTATGGACGGATCGTCAGCTCGTGGAATATCAGCAATGACATGTTTACGTATAGCGCGACGGTACCGGCGAACACTACGGCTACCCTGTACATCCCTGCCGCCTCTGAGAGTGCAGTGCTGGAAGGCGGGAAGCGGGCATCGGAGTCCGCTGGAGTCACATTTGTTAAATACGAGAATGGCAACGCGGTCTATGAGCTTCAATCCGGTAGCTATCAGTTTACTTCCCCAATACTCAATAATTCCGGATTAGTCGATTTGGTGAATAAAGCTAAAGCGATTACCAATGCCAACGGAAAGTATACAGCGGACTCTTTCGAAGCTTTGCAAGTAGCAATTGGAGCGGCTGAAGCCGCTTTGGACACCAGCGAATCTGCGGAAGAATTGGCAGCAGCAACGGCAGCGTTACAAGCTGTTATGGATGGTTTAGCGGAATCCGGTAATTCAATTGTTGTATCTGCAAACAAACAACCATGGAAACCAGAATATGCATGGCAAAATGCTGCTGATGGTGATTTAAATACGTTTACTTGGATTAGTTCTACTCAAAGCATTGGTGATTACATTCAATTAGAATTAAGAGATCCACTGCAGTTACATTCCATCTCACTTACTTCAGTTAATACATCGGACCTGCTGGCTAAATCAGATGTTGAAGTTTCTATGGATGGAACGAATTGGGTTAAAGTCGGAGAAATGGACAAATTGAATAGGCAGACAATCACTGTCAGCCGAGTACAAGTTAAGTTCGTTCGTCTTACTGTAAAAGAAGAAGCATCACGTTGGACTATGATTAATGAAATAGCCCTTAATGATACGCCAGCGCCGACACCAACGCCGACACCAACACCGACACCGACACCAACGCCGACACCGACACCGACGCCAACGCCAACGCCAACCGTAACACCGACAATTGTTGTATCTGCAAACAAGCAACCATGGAAAACGGAATATGCATGGCAAAATGCTGCTGATGGCGATTTAAATACGTTTACTTGGATTAGCTCTGCTCAGAACATTGGCGATTATATTCAATTAGAATTAAGCCACCCACTGCAATTGCATTCAATTACACTCATATCAGAGAATACTACGGACTTGTTGGCTAAATCAGATATTGGGGTTTCTATGGATGGAACAAATTGGGTTACAGTAGGAGAAATGGATAAATTAAATAGGCAGACGGTCGAAGTTAGCGAAGTACAAGTTAAGTACGTTCGTCTTACTGTAAAAGAAGAAGCATCACGTTGGACTAGGATTAATGAAATCATTCTTAATGATGCAACGACGCCGACGCCGACGCCAACAGCGACGCCGACGCCAACAGCGACGCCGACGCCAACAGCGACGCCGACGCCAACAGCGACGCCGACGCCAACAGCGACGCCGACGCCAACAGCGACGCCGACGCCAACAGCGACGCCGACGCCAACAGCGACGCCGACGCCAACAGCGACGCCGACGCCAACAGCGACGCCGACGCCAACAGCGACGCCGACGCCAACAGCGACGCCGACGCCAACAGCGACGCCGACGCCAATAGCGACGCCGACGCCAACAGCGACGCCGACGCCAACAGCGACGCCGACGCCAACAGCGACGCCGACGCCAACAGCGACGCCGACGCCAACAGCGACGCCGACGCCAACAGCGACGCCGACGCCAACAGCGACGCCGACGCCAACAGCGACGCCGACGCCAATAGCGACGCCGACGCCAACACCAACACCAACACCAACACCAACACCAACACCAACACCAACACCAACACCAACACCGAGCGCTGAACCTGGAAATGAGCCAGGGCAGCACGAAGAGAATGTTGAATGGCCGGACTTGGGTGCTGAGCATTGGGCAGCTCAAGTCATTCAAAAAGCGGTTAAACTCGATATCGTCAAGGGATTTGCTGACGGCACATTCCAGCCGGGCCGGATAACAACGCGAGGTGAATTTGCAGCTCTGCTAGGAAGAGCACTGAAACTGAATGATGGGGAAAGCGGGGAGCCAGAGTTTGCCGACCAAGCGAGCATACCGGAATGGGCCAGACCATACGTTTCTCAATTAGTCCAGAGGGGCATTATTAACGGATTTGAGGATGACACCTTCCGATCAGGTGAAAGCATGACTCGGCTCGAAATGGTTGTCATGATTATGAGAGCGCTTGATACCAAGGTTGAGCTTAAGGCTTCAGTAACGATGTTTACCGATGACAAGCAGATACCGGAATGGGCTAGACCTTATATCGCCGCCGCATATAAGGCGGGATTTGTAAGCGGAAGAGAAGATGGAAAGTTTGAACCAGGCGCATCGGCTACTCGAGCAGAGGCGGTCGCAATGGTTATCAGAATGCTGGAGTTAAAAAACAACTAA
- a CDS encoding monosaccharide ABC transporter substrate-binding protein, CUT2 family, translating into MKWGKKSLITLAAAALLVTAACSNNGGGAEPANKGGDGGAIKSDAILATLGEGNDNLKGKKIALIMQFNEGAFSAQYVAGVKEQVESLGGTLQVQAAGNNLADMASKLDAAVNGGFDGILTDHGTAEALEAGVKKAVEKGIPVVAFDANLQVPGVTVLQQSDEEMSKTLLEQMKADIGGKGNIVKVWVAGFAPMERRQISYKSFMDANPDIKEIAHFGTAEKPALDTQNQMEAILKQYPNKGDISAVWASWDEFAKGATRAIEQAGRTEIKVYGIDMSDEDLQMIQKENSPWVASIAVDPKDIGRVQARYLYQKLHGDETDAKVVLDAVLVKREALPKDKQINTTELGQYVEGWGKSEQGIADWMGRTDK; encoded by the coding sequence ATGAAGTGGGGCAAAAAATCTTTGATTACGCTCGCAGCGGCAGCATTGTTAGTAACTGCGGCTTGCAGCAACAATGGTGGAGGAGCCGAACCGGCTAATAAAGGCGGAGATGGCGGAGCTATTAAGTCCGATGCGATCCTGGCTACACTCGGTGAGGGCAACGATAATTTGAAAGGCAAAAAAATCGCTCTCATTATGCAGTTCAACGAAGGAGCTTTCTCAGCTCAGTATGTGGCAGGCGTTAAGGAGCAGGTTGAAAGTCTCGGCGGAACGCTCCAGGTACAGGCCGCTGGCAACAATCTCGCGGATATGGCCTCCAAGCTGGATGCAGCGGTCAACGGCGGCTTCGACGGTATCCTGACCGACCATGGCACGGCAGAGGCGCTTGAGGCAGGCGTGAAGAAGGCTGTCGAGAAAGGGATTCCGGTAGTCGCTTTTGATGCTAATCTCCAAGTTCCTGGTGTAACGGTACTACAGCAAAGTGATGAGGAAATGTCCAAAACGCTGCTTGAGCAAATGAAAGCTGATATCGGCGGCAAAGGCAATATCGTGAAGGTGTGGGTAGCTGGCTTCGCTCCGATGGAGCGCCGTCAAATTTCGTACAAGTCGTTCATGGACGCCAACCCTGATATCAAGGAAATCGCTCACTTCGGCACGGCTGAGAAGCCAGCTTTGGATACTCAGAACCAGATGGAAGCGATTCTTAAGCAATATCCGAACAAAGGCGATATTTCGGCCGTTTGGGCCTCATGGGATGAATTCGCCAAGGGCGCGACTCGTGCGATCGAGCAAGCTGGGCGTACAGAAATTAAAGTATATGGCATCGATATGAGTGACGAGGATCTGCAAATGATCCAAAAAGAGAATTCCCCATGGGTCGCTTCTATTGCGGTAGATCCGAAAGATATTGGACGCGTTCAGGCGCGTTACCTGTACCAAAAGCTGCATGGCGACGAGACGGACGCGAAGGTCGTATTGGATGCGGTACTCGTGAAGCGTGAGGCATTGCCGAAGGATAAACAAATTAATACAACGGAGCTTGGTCAATACGTCGAGGGTTGGGGCAAAAGCGAGCAAGGCATCGCCGACTGGATGGGCCGGACCGACAAGTAG
- a CDS encoding simple sugar transport system ATP-binding protein, translating to MEQQLARLKLAGVRKSFSGVPALHGVDLELRGGEIHALLGANGAGKSTLIKILSGAYSADEGIIEIDGQRVRIGSPKEAKALGIHCVYQEVDTALVPRLSVAENIMLDRHSAAGGSMWVDWKLLHREAAATLKRLGADIPLHKPAGDLTLAEKQLVLIARLLTEQARFVVLDEPTAPLSLEEAERLFRVMEGLRQDGIGVVFITHRLPEVFRLCSQVTVMRDGSRIWTKSVEETDADDVALAMLGRRFEDEYPKLEAEISDVLLEVKGLRSGSRVNGVDLQVHKGEITAVVGLVGAGKTELSRAIFGADAVSEGSVSVAGHRIKASQPADAVRGGIVLVPEERRRQGIIASDNVLRNLTLPTLRKLTRGGLLSRGREESSATGIIERLGIKTSDLGQMVSTLSGGNQQKVSIGKWVPTDASVYLFDEPTKGVDIGAKSDIFRVIGSLAQQGKAVLYLTCEFQEAIGIADRILVMYDGAIVREFQRGEVSQEELLIHASGGRGGVA from the coding sequence ATGGAGCAGCAGCTTGCTCGCTTGAAGCTGGCTGGCGTTCGGAAGTCATTTTCCGGCGTGCCGGCGCTGCATGGAGTGGACCTTGAGTTGAGGGGCGGAGAGATCCACGCTTTGCTTGGAGCGAATGGCGCCGGCAAAAGTACGCTCATTAAGATTTTGTCCGGCGCCTATTCCGCGGATGAAGGCATAATCGAGATAGACGGGCAGAGGGTTCGTATCGGCAGCCCCAAAGAAGCCAAAGCTCTCGGCATCCACTGTGTTTATCAGGAGGTCGATACAGCGCTTGTGCCCCGTCTCAGTGTGGCGGAAAACATCATGCTGGATCGCCATTCTGCAGCTGGCGGCAGCATGTGGGTGGATTGGAAGCTGTTGCACCGGGAAGCGGCAGCGACGCTGAAAAGGCTTGGAGCGGATATTCCGCTTCACAAGCCTGCTGGCGATCTGACGCTGGCTGAGAAGCAACTCGTCTTGATTGCGCGTCTACTCACGGAGCAAGCTCGCTTTGTTGTACTTGACGAGCCGACCGCTCCGCTCAGCCTCGAAGAAGCAGAGCGGCTCTTCCGAGTAATGGAGGGGCTGCGGCAGGATGGGATAGGCGTGGTGTTCATTACACATCGGCTTCCAGAGGTGTTTCGGTTATGCAGCCAGGTGACGGTGATGAGAGATGGAAGTCGCATTTGGACCAAGTCTGTCGAGGAGACTGATGCAGATGACGTAGCATTGGCGATGCTTGGCAGGCGCTTCGAGGATGAGTATCCGAAGCTTGAAGCGGAGATTAGCGACGTTTTACTCGAAGTAAAAGGGCTGCGCAGCGGCAGCAGGGTCAACGGAGTTGATCTGCAGGTTCACAAAGGCGAAATTACCGCTGTTGTCGGGCTTGTTGGAGCCGGCAAGACTGAGCTGTCGCGAGCTATTTTTGGCGCAGATGCTGTATCGGAAGGCAGCGTGTCGGTAGCCGGACACCGCATCAAGGCGAGTCAGCCCGCAGATGCAGTCCGCGGCGGGATCGTGCTCGTTCCGGAGGAGCGCCGCCGCCAGGGTATTATCGCCAGTGATAATGTGCTCAGGAACCTCACTTTGCCAACGCTGCGCAAGCTGACGCGTGGCGGGCTGCTATCCAGGGGGCGCGAGGAATCCAGCGCCACCGGCATTATCGAGCGGCTCGGCATCAAGACATCCGATCTTGGACAAATGGTCTCGACGTTAAGCGGCGGCAACCAGCAGAAAGTTAGCATCGGCAAGTGGGTGCCGACGGATGCAAGCGTCTATCTGTTTGACGAGCCAACCAAAGGTGTTGATATAGGCGCGAAAAGCGATATTTTTCGAGTAATAGGATCGCTGGCGCAGCAGGGCAAAGCGGTGCTGTACTTGACCTGTGAATTCCAGGAGGCGATCGGCATCGCCGACCGGATTCTGGTTATGTATGATGGCGCCATTGTGCGCGAATTCCAGCGAGGCGAAGTCTCGCAGGAGGAACTGCTGATCCATGCCAGCGGAGGAAGGGGAGGAGTCGCTTGA